Proteins co-encoded in one Campylobacter jejuni genomic window:
- a CDS encoding tRNA (cytidine(34)-2'-O)-methyltransferase has translation MFNIVLVHPRIPQNTGSIGRMCFNAGFKLHIVKPTVFDISQKAVRRAGLDYWDKLEPIIWENLEEFLNENIIYKNRFFFATTKSQKAYFDAEFQKNDFLFFGSESYGLPMELMQLNWENAITIPMKSYGRSLNLATSVGIISYEALRQNFSNFVS, from the coding sequence ATGTTTAATATAGTTTTAGTTCACCCTAGAATACCACAAAATACAGGTAGTATAGGTAGAATGTGTTTTAATGCCGGTTTTAAACTTCATATCGTTAAACCAACTGTTTTTGATATTTCTCAAAAGGCTGTTAGAAGAGCAGGGCTTGATTACTGGGATAAATTAGAGCCTATTATTTGGGAGAATCTTGAAGAATTTTTAAATGAAAATATTATTTATAAAAATCGCTTTTTTTTCGCAACAACTAAGAGTCAAAAAGCTTATTTTGATGCAGAATTTCAAAAAAATGATTTCTTATTCTTTGGAAGTGAGAGTTATGGCTTACCTATGGAATTAATGCAATTAAATTGGGAAAATGCTATAACTATACCTATGAAATCTTATGGAAGAAGTTTAAATTTAGCTACAAGCGTTGGTATAATCTCTTATGAAGCTTTAAGACAAAATTTTAGCAATTTTGTTTCTTAA